The window GGtacctatataaatatatatatatatatatatatatatatatatatatatatatatatatatatatatatatatatatatatatatatatatatatatatatatattcaaataacaatattaagttttaatttttcttatttattattGAATATTATATCAATTTGCTTTTAtgtctctgtttttttttttttttgtagatgatGATCTGGATAATCTACGCAAAAGGAATCTTAGCATTTCCAGTAGTATTGGTGGAATGGATTTATTAGACAATTGTCTTGAAGAAATTTCCTCAAATTCCACATCGATGTCGTCGTCCCGCGAATCAAGTCCCGATCGTTATTCCCATAGCACGGTTAATCAACATTCACATCATCATAGTAAACATGTGTTGACTGCATCCGCGACAACTTCAAtggccacaacaacaacaatgagtaGCGGTGGTGTTTCGAGTACAATGCCAAGCGGTCACTCAAAACAACAACACGCCCATCATCATTCTCATAGTCCTGTTGAAAAAACTAGTACACTATCATCGACAAATTTGGAACGCAAAAAAAGTGTTGACATAGCATAAAAGGATCATAATAATTAGGCCAGACAATTTCATTAGCGTTTCATGTGCTATGCTGCAACTCATCCTTCCTTCCTTCTTCATTGTCATCATTTGTCCATCGCAAAGTAAACGAAAATTATATTGAAGAGATTTATGTATGGTTGTTGGTAAGCCACCACCACCAGACATGCTGATGTTATACAGGGAtcgtttttataaaaacacacaTATTATCGTTTGCAACGACGAATacgtttaaatttttgattacttctatttttaatgaaaacgaCGTAATTGTATAAATCTATCACAT of the Haematobia irritans isolate KBUSLIRL unplaced genomic scaffold, ASM5000362v1 scaffold_38, whole genome shotgun sequence genome contains:
- the LOC142242542 gene encoding uncharacterized protein LOC142242542, producing the protein MDLLDNCLEEISSNSTSMSSSRESSPDRYSHSTVNQHSHHHSKHVLTASATTSMATTTTMSSGGVSSTMPSGHSKQQHAHHHSHSPVEKTSTLSSTNLERKKSVDIA